One Salvia miltiorrhiza cultivar Shanhuang (shh) chromosome 6, IMPLAD_Smil_shh, whole genome shotgun sequence genomic window, AAATAGTAGTATCTAATAACAAAGAATAACAAACTTGATAGTGTTATTTTTGTGGTTCATTCTCTACTGAAAAATGACATGAGAAAACAAGAAACTATATGAATAAACTTCAAAAGTTCACCAGTACTCATCACACCTCAGTCCAGCTTCACAGACGAAAACAGGTAATGCACGAACCAGAACGAGGAGAGGAAGCCGACTGTACCCGTTGCAAGCATGATTGCGAGCACCATGAAGAGTGAATAGCCCAGGTAGAGCGTTGCAGAGACGGGACCGCTCAAACTCTTGAGGTCGAATATCAGATAGTTGATGGAGTAGAGGAAGATGTATATAGCAACGGAACCAGATGCAAAGAAAGACTTCCACCACCATTTCCAGTCCTCCACACAAAGATGCATGTAAGTAAGAACGAGCGACACCTCAGCACAAACCACCACCAAGAGCATGAGCACGACAAAGAGGAATCCGAAAACATAGTACACGCGACCCATCCAGAGGCTCGACATGATAAAGAAGAGCTCGATAAAAAGTGTGCCAAAAGGAAGGGTACCAGCCCCAAGAACCAACAGCCATGATGGATACTTCTGTGGTGGGATTTCTCGGGGGATTTGGTTTGTTCGAACGGGGTATTCAATATGAGGTGCCTTGGCACCAAAGTAGCCGCCAACGAGGGTGAGGGGAACAGATATACAGAACCACAGCAAAATGAGGATGACAAACAAAGAGAAAGGAATTGCTCCTGTGCTGTGACTACCCCACAATAAGAAATTCAAAAGAGTGAAAATCAGGAACGAAATACCGGGGAAGAAACAAGAAACCTTCCACGAGACACCAATCCATCCCTTGTGATCCCCACAGAAGATTGTCCTCCACAAACGAACAGCTACATACCCAGCTGCAATTCCAAGAACCATGTAGAAAAACAGCATACCTGTTATAAGCGTCCCTCGGGATGCTGGGGACATAAATCCGAGGGCAGCAAATAGAATCGTCACCACAGCCATTCCAAGAATCTGGACCCCATTACCAACCATCGCGCACAGGAGCGCTGGATTAGAAGGGGCACGGAAGACATCAGCAACAACGAGCTTCCAACCAGACAACTCCTCATTCATCTGAGCTTGAGCTTCCTTGTCGAGCTCCTCATACTGGGTAAGATCCCGCCTAACAGTCCTCAAGAAGATCACAAGCACAATGCCGGCCAAGAAAGTGATCACCATGAGCGAATTCAGAATCGAAAACCAATGCACTTTAGCACCTTCCATCTTCAAATACGCATCCCACCTTGACGGCCACTTGATATCCTTCTCCACAAAGGAGACCTCATACGAGAAAGTAAGAGGCTCGTTCTCCTTAATAGGCATGGCCACCGTGTTTGGATCGCAGTTAATTGAAGCCGGGTACTTGTTATACATTTTCAAGCTCTTCACTGATTCTGTCTTATGCTGGAAACTACAAGGCACCACCTCAAACCCGACAACCATGTACCCTGGTATAACCGATCCCTTGTTACCCTCAGGCGGGATCATCTCAGCAGCATCCCCAGTGCCC contains:
- the LOC130987545 gene encoding transmembrane 9 superfamily member 11; protein product: MRSFHSLKVSVLLIVLVISQLCQGFYLPGSYPHKYEVGDPLNVKVNSLTSIDTEMPFSYYSLPFCQPKEGIKDSAENLGELLMGDRIENSPYRFKMYTNETEIFLCQTKPLSGEEFKLLKKRIDEMYQVNVILDNLPAIRYTKKDGYMLRWTGYPVGAKVDEGYYIFNHLKFTVLVHKFEESDVARVMGTGDAAEMIPPEGNKGSVIPGYMVVGFEVVPCSFQHKTESVKSLKMYNKYPASINCDPNTVAMPIKENEPLTFSYEVSFVEKDIKWPSRWDAYLKMEGAKVHWFSILNSLMVITFLAGIVLVIFLRTVRRDLTQYEELDKEAQAQMNEELSGWKLVVADVFRAPSNPALLCAMVGNGVQILGMAVVTILFAALGFMSPASRGTLITGMLFFYMVLGIAAGYVAVRLWRTIFCGDHKGWIGVSWKVSCFFPGISFLIFTLLNFLLWGSHSTGAIPFSLFVILILLWFCISVPLTLVGGYFGAKAPHIEYPVRTNQIPREIPPQKYPSWLLVLGAGTLPFGTLFIELFFIMSSLWMGRVYYVFGFLFVVLMLLVVVCAEVSLVLTYMHLCVEDWKWWWKSFFASGSVAIYIFLYSINYLIFDLKSLSGPVSATLYLGYSLFMVLAIMLATGTVGFLSSFWFVHYLFSSVKLD